ATCTATTCCTGTATGAGTGCATTTTTACATGGAAAATCAGAAACGATTTTATCAGGTAAAAACATAGGCTTGTATACAAATCGAGTAAACAAACATTAAAAAACGCTTATTATCTTCTATATGGAGAATAAAGGTTATCGATGGCTTCACTATTGCTCCAGTTTTTGGAAATAACGATTTACCAAATAGCAAGGCGTCATTTAATAAAGCGAATACTCCCATTTGTTGGTGTAAGCTCATAATATGCAATTACTAATATAATTGAATGGGGCATTCTTCCATGGATAGTATTTTATTGACACATAATATTCAAGAGGACAATCTTAGAATGTAATTGAAACTTTAAGAGCTATATATTTGTATAAATTGATAGAGATTTAATTGAAAGTGGAATTATCAGGCTAATGGAAATTAAAGGAGAAATGAACCAAATGTTTAAGAGGTTTATGGCTAAGTTAGGGAAAGGTGCAGCAACTTTGATTTACGCAATGAAAACCGTGCTTATTATGCTGGTTCATCCATGCTCCTGAGAATCGTTTCTTAGTGATCCAGGATGTCAGCCAGGGGCTGCAGGTATTTCATGTGCATGGTTTTTCCCTGCTGTTAGATTAGTGATGATATACAAAAAAAAGCGACTGATTATGTCAAATTGTAGCCGGTTTCACCAAACGAGCCAACGATTCTGTCGTACCGCGCGCTTCACGCTCTTTTTCGTACTTCGCAAACGTTGTTTTTGTCCTTTTTTTCGTTAATTTTTAAATTTTTTCTTTGCAACCTGGAAAGCTTGTACAGCCAAAGAAGCTATGAATGGGTTAATAGAAAGAAGGCAATCCACTAACTAAAGTAGCCATATTTTTTGCACCTCTGGTTTTGTTCGTATTCAATTGTGAGATAATTTCACATTTATAAAAAAATGATAAATCGTGTGTCTAGAAATATATTTTCAATGTCGCGTTTTTTGCTTTAACCGTTGATAAATCAATGTTTATAGAAGGATGGTGCCACTTTCATATGAGGCACCATCAAAACATATGTACTCAACAATTCCGCCGCACATCATTTGAATTTATATTCATTGTTTGTTAAGGTAATGAAGTGCTTTAGAGAGAACGGTTTATTCCATGTGATGGGGATGGCCAAAACTCTAAAAAATAAAAACCATTATATTTCAGTTGATATATGCTGTGCCTGTTAGTTTCCTCAGTTGTATTGCACCCTCTTTCCCTACTTGAAATGCTCAAATTAGACACATTGGGAACCCATAATCATATTTCTATGCGTTTTGGTGTTATACTGCACTGCAAGTATCATTCTACCTGGTTAAGGAAATGAAGTACTTTAGAGGGTAGTCGTATGTCCATCATCCGGACAAAACTCTAAGTGGAAATCGTTTATATTACAGTTGGTATAGGTTGTGCCTGCTAGTTTCCTCAGTTGTGATTGCACCTCTTTTTCCCTACTTGAAATGCTCAATTAATCACACATATATAATCCAAGTAAAGAACTGCTTCTTGGGAATAATAAATATAGATTATTTTTTCTATGCACGTTATGCCCTGTGCCACTGAGTAAGTGTCACTTCCGCTTTTAAAAAGATAGGGGTGGAATTTCGTTTTTTCAAGGTACTTGTGCATGAATAATCCACTCGCATAAAACGGGGGAATTCAGCAAAACTGAATATCATATGGGCAACTATTAGAATGAGGTGAATTGATGAAGCCGTATGTAGAAGTCAGAAATGTCTCGAAAATTTTTGGTAAATCTCCAAAAGCAGCAACAGACTTATTGAAGCAAGGCAAAACGAAAAAAGAAATCTTGAAAGAAACAGGACAAACGGTCGGAGTGAATAATGTTAATTTCGAGATTTATCCCGGCGAGATTTTTGTCATCATGGGCTTGTCAGGAAGCGGAAAATCCACTTTGATCCGCATGTTCAATCGTTTGATCGATCCGACATTGGGTGAAATCTTAATTGATGATGAAGATATCGTGAAGATGAACGCGGCCCGCTTAAGGGAAGTCAGACAAAAGAAAATAAGCATGGTCTTTCAGAACTTTGCTTTATTTCCGCATAAAACAATATTGGAAAACGCCGAATTCGGGCTCGAAATTCAAAAAGTGGATCCAGCGAAACGTCATGAAAATGCGATGAAGGCTCTTGAGGCCGTTGGATTGAAAGGCTACGAAAATCAACTGCCATCACAGCTTAGCGGCGGTATGCAGCAAAGGGTTGGGTTAGCCCGGGCACTCGCAAGTGATACGGACATATTATTGATGGATGAGGCCTTCAGTGCCCTTGATCCATTGATTCGCAAGGATATGCAGGATGAACTGATTCAAATCCAAGATCAGTATAAAAAAACGATCATTTTCATTACACATGATCTTGATGAAGCATTAAGAATAGGGGATAGAATTGCCCTCATGAAAGATGGAAGTGTAATTCAATTGGGAACCCCTGAACAAATCATGATGAATCCAGCCAATGAATTCGTCGAGAAGTTTGTGGAAGATGTTGATCTATCAAAAGTATTGACAGCATCTCATGTGATGATACGCCCAGAGAAGATCGCGGTGGACAGAGGTCCGAGGGTTGCCTTGGAAATCATGCGTAAACAAGGGTATTCCAGCATTTTTGTTGTGGATAGAAAGCAGAAGTTATTGGGGGCCGTGACTGCTGAACAGGCTCGTCAGGCAATGAGCAATAACCAATCGATCTCAGAAGTGATGTCAACTGATATCCCAACTGTAAAAGAGGATGAATTACTTGGAAACCTCATGGATGTGATGGCGACTTCAAGCTTGCCAATCTCAGTCATCGATGATCAAAACAGAATTAAAGGAATCCTTCTTCGCGGTGCCGTTATTGGTGCTTTGGCCGGGAATAAAGATTCCTTGAATGAAATGGAGAGTGAATAATTCAATGAATATGCCGAAAATCCCACTAGGAGCTTGGGTCGATTCTTTAGTGGATTGGATAACTATTGTATTTGCTGGATTATTTACATTTATTACGGATGTAATCGAGGGTCTTTTGAATATCTTGGTCGATGTAATGAGTGCAGGACCTTCGATTGTTTTAATCATCGTCCTGACCCTTTTAGTTACTTATACAAGCAAATGGCCATTAGGGGTATTTGCATTCATCAGCTTGCTATTGATTGATAATCTGGGTTATTGGGAATCAAGCATCCAAACTCTGGCAATCGTTATATTGTCAGGAGCTTTAACGATAGTGATCGGGATACCGATCGGAATATGGTGTGCCCAAAATAAAACCGTGCGCAATATCGTAACCCCAATCTTGGATTTCATGCAAACGATGCCTGCATTCGTTTATTTGATCCCTTCGATATTATTTTTTGGAATAGGCGTAGTGCCTGGGATCATTGCGTCATTCATTTTTGCTATCGCACCGACGATCCGAATGACCAATCTTGGGATTCAGGAAGTGCCTAATGATTTGATCGAGGCATCGGATGCTTTTGGTTCCACCAGCAGCCAAAAGTTATTCAAGGTACAAATACCATTGGCTACTCCAACGATCATGGCAGGAGTTAACCAAAGCATCATGCTCGCACTGTCAATGGTTGTTACAGCCTCATTGGTTGGGGCACCCGGACTTGGTGCTGATGTCTACAGGGCTGTCAGCCAAATTAATGTTGGGCAAGGATTTGAAGCAGGATTATCCATCGTAATCATTGCAATCATTTTAGATCGTATCACGCAAAACCTTCGTAAACCAGCTTACGAACATATCGTTAGCAGGAAAATCATTTTTACAATATTGGCTTTACTAGTTGTGGGTACGGCACTATTCGGTGTTTTTACAAAAGAAAAAGCTGTGAACGGGGATGAAAACAGTCTTGCTGCCAAGGTAAATTATGAAATCATCGGAATTGAACCTGGAGCAGGGATAATGAAGTTGACTAAAACGGCAATGGATGATTATAAGCTGGATGATTGGAAAGTGGTTGAAGGGTCATCGGCAGCAATGGTTGCAGAATTGAAAAAAGCAATTGATAAAAAAGAACCAATCGTCGTTACAGGATGGTCACCGCATTGGATGTTCTCGAAATATGACTTGAAATATCTCAAAGATCCGAAGGAAACCTTCGGCAAGGCTGAAAATATTAATTCGATTGCCAGAAAAGGCCTCGAACAAGATGCCCCTGGCGCTTATAAAATTCTTGATCAATTCTTCTGGGATACTAAAGATATGGAAGATGTAATGGTCAAGGTTACTGAAGGTATGACTCCTTCAGAAGCAGCAGAAAAATGGATAAAGGAAAATCAGAACAAAGTATCCGAATGGACCAAGGGTGCTGAATCAGGAAATGGTGAAAAAATCAAACTGGTTTATGTTGCTTGGGACACTGAAATCGCCAGTACGAATGTGATTGGCAAGGTACTGGAGCAGAATGGCTATGATGTAACATTGAGTCAGGTCGAAGTGGGGCCAATGTTTGCTGGCGTTGCAAACGGAAGTGCGGACGCAATGGTAGCTGCATGGCTCCCGGGAACACATCTTGAATACTATAATAAGTATAAAGATGAAATGGTTGACCTTGGACCTAACTTAAAAGGAACAAAGCTTGGTCTGGTCGTACCGGATTACGTCGATATTGATTCGATTGAAGACTTGAAATAAGAAAACGCGGGAAATTTGTATGATCCCCTACAGGTAGACTGTTCTTAACAGTTTACCTGTAGGGGATTTTTCTATGGAAAAAAGCAGCAAAGAATTTATGCGAGATGTCAAACGTTTTAAGTTGGATGAAGGGTTAGTCATATAGTCAGCTTCGTGAGCGATAAAGAGTGATACCAAAAGGAAGATGTCCAATAAAGCTTTTTGAAGATAAAGGTGATGTATGGAGGCACGTCAGAAGTTAGCCGCAAATTTTGTTCATGTAAGACCTATCCAGCTCAATTTTGGCCTGGCTTAGGATGGAACTGAAGGACGACAGTATACATCCAGCTTTAAAATCTATAATACCAGAACGTTGAATCGCCTGAATAAATTGAGGGCGATTTTTTCTTTCATCAGAAGTAACACAATAACATTTTATATGTATCCTATTTCAGTTAAACGATAACCGATATGTTAATGAACCATTTTATACAAGTTGATTTTATTACAGGTGCAAAAGTAGTTCCCATTCTTAAGAAGGCATCAAGCTTGATGAGAAAGTCTTTTTAAGGGGAATGGTGGCAAAATTGAGAATTAATAAAGTGCGGGGTGTGTAAAACAAGCGGTTTTACAGGAGAAATTAGTTGGCATGGTTTTTGCTTATATAAATAAGAGTAAATCAAAAAGGAGGAAGAGCTGAACAGCCAACTATTTGGTAAGAGTCTTGGAGAGAAGGACGACTATTAAAGTACTCCTCTCCATTGTTTCAGGAACTATTGTCAGATTCGTACTAGGTTTGCTCGGCGGATATGGATCAATTTACGGACGATATGGAATATATCATCGTGAATCCTGGTACAAGATCATAAATACGGCCATGCAATTACTGCTGCAGGAAATGGTTGTATGGCTGCTCCGGATTGTGAATGATATCTTGATGCAAGAGCGATCAAGTAATGGAGACAATCTGTATAACATTGAGAACAAAATATAGGGAGGATTGTATTTATGAAAGAGATCAAAACTGAGCAAGAGTTTGATGAGGCGATTTTATCAACAAAACCAGTTGTTGCCAAATTTTATGTTGAATGGTGCCCGGACTGTCAGAATACCAATTTATTCATGCCAATTGTAGAAGAAGCGTATAAAGAAAAAATAGATATGATTGCAGTAAATCGAGACCATTTTCCAGAACTATTAGAGAAGCTAGATGTGTATGGAATCCCAAGCTTCATTGCTTTTCAAGAAGGGAAGGAACTTAATCGCTTTGTAAGTAAAATCGGAAAAAGCCAGGAAGAGGTTGAACAGTTTCTCAATCAAATCGTAGAAAGTGGGAAATTAAAAAGATAATTGTTTATTAGTATTTAATTGGAGGCGCCTATCCAAAAAGATTTCCGTGCCGCCTCTATGCAAATCCAATACTGAAACTCAATAAGAGCTGCTCTACTTTGTAACGTTAATCAGAGATCCGCGTTAATCTGAAGCCAATAAATATTGAGTAGTTACCTTATTTTTTTTATAGGAACTTATACAGTGTTCAGGGCTAGAAGAGAAGAATAGATAACTTTTAATATAACTTTTTTGCATTAGGGGATTATGCTCGCATTTGTTGGAGGGGGAGCTGTCGGCGAAACAAGCTAATCATTAATGCTGAAGCGTTAGATTGGTGAGCTACTTTATAAAATTGAGATGAGGTGCTTAGAATGGCAAAGATGAAGGATGAAAACCATTACAAGATTTTGATTGTAGGGGGTGGCAGTGCCGGGATTACGGTCGCAGCTCGTCTCTTGCGTGAATCACGTACTCTGAGCGGAAACATTGCTATCATTGATCCTGCGACGAAACATTATTATCAGCCATTATGGACACTTGTGGGAGCTGGCGAAGCTGACAAAACCGTAACACAAAGGGAGGAAGCATCCGTTATTCCGAGCGGAGCAGTGTGGGTACAGGATGCGATAACCACTTTTGAGCCCGATGAAAATGCTGTTGTAACAGCATCCGGAAAGAAACTGCACTACGAATATCTAGTTGTCGCAGCCGGGATTCAAATTGACTGGCATAAAATCAAAGGTTTAAAAGAGAGTATTGGAAAGAATGGTGTATGTAGTAATTACTCTTATGATTATGTTGATGGCACTTGGGAGGCAATCAGAAACTTCAAGGGGGGGACTTCCATTTTCACCAACCCGAACACGCCGGTAAAATGCGGTGGGGCTCCTCAAAAAATTATGTATATGGCAGAAGACTATTTCAGAAAATCAGGAGTTCGCGAGCAATCTTCAGTTATTTTTGTTTCAGGGAACCCATCCATATTCAATGTAAAAAAATATGAACAGGCACTAAATAAAATAATTGAACGAAAAGAAATAGAGACATATTTTATGCATCATCTTATTGAAATTGATGGTGAGAAGAAGCGAGCGACATTTGAAAACCTGAACACGGAAGAGCGCGTGATTATGCATTATGACATGATACATGTGGTACCACCGATGAGCGCTCCTGATTTTATCAAGAATAGTTCGCTCGCGGCAAGTAGTGGGTGGCTGGATGTTGACAAATATACTCTTCAGCATCAACACTATGACAATGTATTTGGCATAGGGGATTGCACAAACCTGCCTACATCGAAAACGGGGGCTGCGATTCGCAAACAAGCGCCCGTGCTTGTGAAAAATTTGCTTCATCGGATGCGTGCCAAACTTATGGTTCATAAATATGATGGCTATACATCATGTCCGCTTGTTACCGGATATGGGCGGCTTATACTGGCTGAGTTCAATTATGATTTACAGCCGCAAGAAACCTTTCCAATCGATCAATCCCGTGAGAGGTTCAGTATGTATTTATTGAAGAAAAACTTGCTTCCCCTTATGTATTGGAACGGAATGCTTAAAGGAAGGATGTAAAAGCCATAACAAAACATCAGTATCCGAGGTGCTTGAAAGGAGAAAGGTTTATGCTATTAAAGTATTTTTATGATGAGAAACTGGCTCAAGCTTCCTACCTTGTGGGATGTCAGGCTACCGGGGAAGCGATCATTGTCGATCCGTCACGAAATATAGAACCTTACATAAAAACGGCAAGAGCACATGGTGTGAGAATCGTGGGCGTAACGGAAACACACATCCATGCCGAT
This sequence is a window from Brevibacillus sp. JNUCC-41. Protein-coding genes within it:
- a CDS encoding quaternary amine ABC transporter ATP-binding protein — its product is MKPYVEVRNVSKIFGKSPKAATDLLKQGKTKKEILKETGQTVGVNNVNFEIYPGEIFVIMGLSGSGKSTLIRMFNRLIDPTLGEILIDDEDIVKMNAARLREVRQKKISMVFQNFALFPHKTILENAEFGLEIQKVDPAKRHENAMKALEAVGLKGYENQLPSQLSGGMQQRVGLARALASDTDILLMDEAFSALDPLIRKDMQDELIQIQDQYKKTIIFITHDLDEALRIGDRIALMKDGSVIQLGTPEQIMMNPANEFVEKFVEDVDLSKVLTASHVMIRPEKIAVDRGPRVALEIMRKQGYSSIFVVDRKQKLLGAVTAEQARQAMSNNQSISEVMSTDIPTVKEDELLGNLMDVMATSSLPISVIDDQNRIKGILLRGAVIGALAGNKDSLNEMESE
- a CDS encoding FAD/NAD(P)-binding oxidoreductase; amino-acid sequence: MKDENHYKILIVGGGSAGITVAARLLRESRTLSGNIAIIDPATKHYYQPLWTLVGAGEADKTVTQREEASVIPSGAVWVQDAITTFEPDENAVVTASGKKLHYEYLVVAAGIQIDWHKIKGLKESIGKNGVCSNYSYDYVDGTWEAIRNFKGGTSIFTNPNTPVKCGGAPQKIMYMAEDYFRKSGVREQSSVIFVSGNPSIFNVKKYEQALNKIIERKEIETYFMHHLIEIDGEKKRATFENLNTEERVIMHYDMIHVVPPMSAPDFIKNSSLAASSGWLDVDKYTLQHQHYDNVFGIGDCTNLPTSKTGAAIRKQAPVLVKNLLHRMRAKLMVHKYDGYTSCPLVTGYGRLILAEFNYDLQPQETFPIDQSRERFSMYLLKKNLLPLMYWNGMLKGRM
- a CDS encoding glycine betaine ABC transporter substrate-binding protein; amino-acid sequence: MNMPKIPLGAWVDSLVDWITIVFAGLFTFITDVIEGLLNILVDVMSAGPSIVLIIVLTLLVTYTSKWPLGVFAFISLLLIDNLGYWESSIQTLAIVILSGALTIVIGIPIGIWCAQNKTVRNIVTPILDFMQTMPAFVYLIPSILFFGIGVVPGIIASFIFAIAPTIRMTNLGIQEVPNDLIEASDAFGSTSSQKLFKVQIPLATPTIMAGVNQSIMLALSMVVTASLVGAPGLGADVYRAVSQINVGQGFEAGLSIVIIAIILDRITQNLRKPAYEHIVSRKIIFTILALLVVGTALFGVFTKEKAVNGDENSLAAKVNYEIIGIEPGAGIMKLTKTAMDDYKLDDWKVVEGSSAAMVAELKKAIDKKEPIVVTGWSPHWMFSKYDLKYLKDPKETFGKAENINSIARKGLEQDAPGAYKILDQFFWDTKDMEDVMVKVTEGMTPSEAAEKWIKENQNKVSEWTKGAESGNGEKIKLVYVAWDTEIASTNVIGKVLEQNGYDVTLSQVEVGPMFAGVANGSADAMVAAWLPGTHLEYYNKYKDEMVDLGPNLKGTKLGLVVPDYVDIDSIEDLK
- a CDS encoding thioredoxin family protein, translated to MKEIKTEQEFDEAILSTKPVVAKFYVEWCPDCQNTNLFMPIVEEAYKEKIDMIAVNRDHFPELLEKLDVYGIPSFIAFQEGKELNRFVSKIGKSQEEVEQFLNQIVESGKLKR